The Coleofasciculus chthonoplastes PCC 7420 sequence TGTACTAAGTCTTCCAGGAATTGAATCGCCACTTTTGACCCAACAACGGTAATCTCTGGCGCAAGTTGGACAATATCCTTGACTAAGCCACTGTGATCGGGTTCCGTGTGGCTAATAATCAGATAATCAATTTGACTGGGTTCAATCAACCCCTTGAGAGTATCTAAGTAACGTTCACGAAACTTTTCATGGGAGGTATCCACCAGGGCAATTTTCTCACCCCGAATCAGGAACGAGTTATAGGTGGTGCCGTTTTGCAGCCCAAACTCAATATCGAAGCGATCGCGATCCCAGTCTAAGGAGCGGATCGTTGTTGTATCTGGCGCGATTTCGCCCGTCTGCATAGTTAAGCGCTTCTGGGTGCGATCGGTGAGTACGACCATGGATGTTGACTCCTGTATCAGCTACGTTTATTAAAACGATTTATTTTTTCTTCATTTTTACACGATCACCCCCAGGGGCTGTATCAGAAATCCTTATAAGTGTTGAGTAGAAATACCTATCACAGCTTTTGAGTGAGTTGGATTAACCGCACCAAACCGTCATCATAGAGAATAGTTAGAGTGTAGGCAATTCTGCTTGTATTGATACTCGTATTGAACGAAAATGCTATGAACCAGCCTGAAGAAACATTTAAACTGCGTTTGCATCCACGGGCGACTGAGACAGTATCACTCAAGATTCCTACAGACACAGTGGAGTCCCTCAAAAAAGTGGCGGCTAGTCGAGATATAGCAGCCCTAAATAGGTCGCAACAGATATAATAGTAATAATACATCCCTAGTAAAAAGACAAAAGATGAACATTATAGATGAATTGGCTAATTTTATCAATCAGACAAAAGAGACCAAAGAAATTAAAAGAGCCTTGGCGGTAAAAATGATTTTGGAAGGAAAATCTTATCGTGAAGTCAAAGAAATATTAAAAGTTTCTCACAGTTTTATCAGCCAATGGAAAAATCAAGCGCTTTTTCAGGGTGTAGAAAGTTTAAAGCTTCAATATAAAGGTAGAGCAGGTTACTTAAAATCTGAAGAAAAAGAGCAAACAATTCAGTGGTTGAGAGAACAAGATTATCTAAGATTATCAGACTTGCAGAAGTATTTGCAGGAGCAATATAATGTAGTTTTTGAGTCCAATCAAAGTTATTATAGCTTATTTAAAGAGGCTCAAGTGAGTTGGAAAAAGACTCAAAAAAAGAATCCGGCTAAAAATGATGAATTAGTCAAAGCTAAAAAAAAAGAAATAGAGGCAAGGCTAGAAAAATGGAAACCGGAAATAGAAGCTGGAAGCCGGACGGTGCTTATGCTTGACGAATGTCATCTGCTGTGGGGTGATTTGTTAGGTTATGCGTGGGGAAGAACAGATGCAAGAATAGAAGTCCCTCTCAAAAATGAAAAAGAAAGACAGACTTATTATGGGGCTTTAGATTATCAAACCAAAGAGTTTATAGTCAAAGAATATAAAAGTGGAAACAGCGAAAATACAATCGATTTCATCGAATATTTACAAAGGAAACGACCCGGGAAAAAATTATCGATATTTTGGGATGGTGCAACTTACCATGATTCCAAGCAGTTTCGAGAATACTTAAAGACAATTAATCAAGATTTATCAGAGGAAGACTGGTTGATAAGTTGTACAAAATTTGCTCCGAACGCTCCCGAACAAAATCCAGTCGAAGATATTTGGTTGCAAGTTAAAACTTTCATTAGACAATTTTATCATCTTTGCAGCTCTTTTAAAATAGTTAAGTGGTTATTTAAGTTTTTTGCTGATGGTCAAATATTCGATTTTCCCAAAATATTTCAGTATGGAAAATTGCCACAATCTATTTAGGATTGCTATATGTCATTGGATGCTCTATTAAAGTTTTATATTGGTCAAGGATTACGACAGGATTTAGCTAAACTTTTTGGAGCAAGACTGTCACATTAAATCATTTACATCAAACCCCCACTCGTACACGAGCCGCTTTGAGAGTTACTCGATTTCGTAACGCTTGGTATAACTCTATCTCCTCGGATTCATGCCAAAAAAGAACAACTAAACCATATCGCTGTTTATAGTCAAATTCTGTCGGGAATCTTTGCTGACAACCGACAACAAAATGAATAACTGGTTCTGTTTCACCATTAGGTACTCGAAACTTTTTGCGACTCCACGTTCTTCGTCTTACTTGAAGCGTTGACCATTGTAGGTTTGTTTTTGGAGGTTGTAACTCTTTTATTTCTGAACCTGATGGCGGTTTTGGTGCATCTTCACCTGTGAATTTAGCCTTATATAACTGCACCTCTTCATCCGTTAGTCCCTGCAATGCTTCAACCCACATTGTATTTGCCAGATATTCCTTGCGGCTGGAGCGAACTGGCGGATCGTAGGCTAGGGCGACTGTTATACCCCTCTTTCCTTTTGTTGCTATAAAAATTTCAGGAATAGCGATGCGATAAATATGAAGTTTATCTAACTCAAGCTCATCCATCGCAATTAAACGAACCCGATTTTTCTTAGACCATCTTAAGTCGTCTACTGAACACATTCCGTAACCCACCAAACGAAGTGTTTCTTTCTCATCATCTAACCAACCTGGAGGACATAGAGGCGGAATTGTTGCACTACCTACCAACGCACGAATTAAATTGGCAGATGGTTTGTACCCCAGAGTTGCCTCTAGACTGGCAGACGCGATCGCACAAGCATGAGCTACATGAGGACAAGCGAAAGAAGTACCAGATCGGGCTGTCATAAATCGACCATTTTGCTCTTTCTGAATGGTTGGTTCACCGAGAAAAACGAAAGGTTTCCAACTGGGATTTCCGCCAACTACTGTTTGAATTGCCCAATTGCCACCATAGGCAACAATATCGGGTTTAATAGCAAAATTTTTCGTTCCAGAAGACAGTCCGGGTCCTATTCTAGTGAAGGGTGCTGGTGCATTAGCTGGCACACCTACAAAAGCATCTGTTAACCGAGGTCCAATATTCTGTTGATGATGCCCAAGTGCATCTGATCTGGCTATAGCACCAACTGTAAGAGCCAGTGCAGCCGTACCGGGATTGCAAATTCTCTGATCTTGATCCTTTAGTAAGTTTGTTCGGATAGCTTCCTGAGCTTGCTCTCTAATATATAGCAATCCTAAATAGGATGCAACAAGCGAAAAGCTCGAAAGCCAGGTATAGCAAGGGTTTCATTTTTGAAAATTGCCACAACCTAAATAGGATTGCTATATACTTTTTCGGGTAGTGGAGGATTGTCTCGGTTCCCAGCAATTTGAACGATAACGATATCTAGTTCTCTTGCTAGTTCATCAAGTTTCTCAGCCCAGGGAAATTTCCGTCCACCCCTGTAAACCTCTACTGAATTTTCAATTGAGAGATTGAATATCTGACAACTTCTGTCTTTCCAAAAATAGCGAATAGCATCTTCTATGAGCTTTTCAGCACGATGTTGTTCTGGAATAACAGGGCGTTGCCAAATGGCATCATGGCACAAGACTTTTGCACTACATATTTTAACTTTAGGTTGCCAGTTACGACTTTCGATACACTTAGCAATATCACCGTAAACAACCAAACCTGCAACTGAGGTTCCATGACCATTTAAGTCGGTAGGAGTATCTTCACCTGTATCAAAATCTCGCTCCTCAATCACCCAATTCATCAAAAATGGATGTCCTGAGACTACACCACTATCTACGATACAAACAAGAGGATCTTCATCGGCAGGAATGGGCATGGGGTCAGGCGGCTCAATATCACTAAATAGGGTCTGCTGAATAAGTCGAAGAAACACAACTGATGGATTAAGTAGTTATATAATACGACAGCGAACTTAAGTTATTGTTGTTAACGATTCGCTTAATTATAAGGTTTAATAATGAATTGACGCCGAAAAAGACTTGATTGTGGAATATATATAAAAAAGACAAAAAACCTGCCTGAGCAGGGCAGACAGATTCATGACGAGGAAAGTAATGGCAATAGCTGTTTCGGACGTATGAGGTAGTTTAGCCATGACGCGACTTAGGCTATATCTACGTTTTGATATGCCAAATTTTCCTTCAATATTATTGCGAATTCTCTCGTCTTCTTGAGCTTGTTTCTTTAATTCTTGACTGACATTGGCTTTCGGTCTTCCTAAGGGAGGGCCACTGATTCTAATTCCTTTTTCTTTACAGAAGGATCGATTGGCTCGACTGCGATAGATTTTATCTACATGAACGGATTCTGGATAGAATCCTGTGTAGTTATAATAAGCTTCTATTTGAGCTTTTAAATCGACAGATTCATTAAAGTTATCCCAACTGATACGGTCTAAAAATACGTATCCATCTCTTACACTTGCCGATATTTTAGCTCCAAATTCTACGGCAACTCCCGCTTTGCCTCTAACTATTGGACGGATATGGGCTTGACTCACATTTACTATTCTATGCTCAATTCTATGAACTTTATTATTGTACATCCATTCTTGCTGACGATAGATTTCGCTAACTACCAACAGGCTCTTATATTCAGTACGACTCAATGCCCCAAGACTAGACCCTGCCTTAACTAGCGCGTCTATACTCCCCAAGTTTCTCTTTATGTATTGCAGTTGTTTTTTTATTGCTTTTCTTATTTCTTTTCTTGTTTGTCTCTTTTTCTTTGCTACTTTTAAGTAATTCTTTCTGGCTCTATTTCTATAAGTTTTTGGTTTTTTATTTAGTTGATCCTTCAGGGGTTCATATAGACTGTCTATTATTTTTTCGGTTTTGACCCTAGCTTTATTTAATATCCCCAAATCATTGGGATAACTTATATCTCCTGGCACACAGCTTGCATCAACTATTAGTTGTCCTTTATTGGCTGACTCTCTTCTTTCTTGACTTTGGATTTCGGCACTTTTTTTTTAGCTTCTTCATCCGTCTCTGATTGACT is a genomic window containing:
- a CDS encoding IS630 family transposase; the encoded protein is MNIIDELANFINQTKETKEIKRALAVKMILEGKSYREVKEILKVSHSFISQWKNQALFQGVESLKLQYKGRAGYLKSEEKEQTIQWLREQDYLRLSDLQKYLQEQYNVVFESNQSYYSLFKEAQVSWKKTQKKNPAKNDELVKAKKKEIEARLEKWKPEIEAGSRTVLMLDECHLLWGDLLGYAWGRTDARIEVPLKNEKERQTYYGALDYQTKEFIVKEYKSGNSENTIDFIEYLQRKRPGKKLSIFWDGATYHDSKQFREYLKTINQDLSEEDWLISCTKFAPNAPEQNPVEDIWLQVKTFIRQFYHLCSSFKIVKWLFKFFADGQIFDFPKIFQYGKLPQSI
- a CDS encoding S8 family serine peptidase; the protein is MLYIREQAQEAIRTNLLKDQDQRICNPGTAALALTVGAIARSDALGHHQQNIGPRLTDAFVGVPANAPAPFTRIGPGLSSGTKNFAIKPDIVAYGGNWAIQTVVGGNPSWKPFVFLGEPTIQKEQNGRFMTARSGTSFACPHVAHACAIASASLEATLGYKPSANLIRALVGSATIPPLCPPGWLDDEKETLRLVGYGMCSVDDLRWSKKNRVRLIAMDELELDKLHIYRIAIPEIFIATKGKRGITVALAYDPPVRSSRKEYLANTMWVEALQGLTDEEVQLYKAKFTGEDAPKPPSGSEIKELQPPKTNLQWSTLQVRRRTWSRKKFRVPNGETEPVIHFVVGCQQRFPTEFDYKQRYGLVVLFWHESEEIELYQALRNRVTLKAARVRVGV
- a CDS encoding S8 family serine peptidase; protein product: MFLRLIQQTLFSDIEPPDPMPIPADEDPLVCIVDSGVVSGHPFLMNWVIEERDFDTGEDTPTDLNGHGTSVAGLVVYGDIAKCIESRNWQPKVKICSAKVLCHDAIWQRPVIPEQHRAEKLIEDAIRYFWKDRSCQIFNLSIENSVEVYRGGRKFPWAEKLDELARELDIVIVQIAGNRDNPPLPEKVYSNPI
- a CDS encoding IS5-like element ISMich1 family transposase (programmed frameshift); translation: MYRKVENAPREAEDFELPFEGKLSQDNRWVIMASLVPWEEFEEEYAQNFSAEMGAPALPFRVALGSLIIKEKLGISDRETVEQIKENPYLQYFIGQRHYSSEAPYDSSLLARFRERINVNLVNRINEKMVKKSQSETDEEAKKKVPKQSQERRESANKGQLIVDASCVPGDISYPNDLGILNKARVKTEKIIDSLYEPLKDQLNKKPKTYRNRARKNYLKVAKKKRQTRKEIRKAIKKQLQYIKRNLGSIDALVKAGSSLGALSRTEYKSLLVVSEIYRQQEWMYNNKVHRIEHRIVNVSQAHIRPIVRGKAGVAVEFGAKISASVRDGYVFLDRISWDNFNESVDLKAQIEAYYNYTGFYPESVHVDKIYRSRANRSFCKEKGIRISGPPLGRPKANVSQELKKQAQEDERIRNNIEGKFGISKRRYSLSRVMAKLPHTSETAIAITFLVMNLSALLRQVFCLFYIYSTIKSFSASIHY